The Bosea sp. F3-2 genome window below encodes:
- a CDS encoding transporter substrate-binding domain-containing protein, with product MNWIQTFRRTALASAIVLAAASAMAGAAAAQTVEAIKKGGVLKIGSQVSQVPWGFSDASGKLTGFDIELGEMLAKDLGVKAEVTPVTSSNRVAALLTGQVDVLAAVMGIFADRQKVVLFSRPYTTNDTIYIGKASANIKGWDDLKGVRVGVPRGTPQDIAITKAAPAGATIQRFDDDAATVQALIAGQVDMIGGAATQVPNIAQVAGPGKFEQKFIVARAYNAFAVRPASREWADYLSDFVARKLASGELPALYKKWISGELAQMPTTGEGEAALPVSMVQ from the coding sequence ATGAACTGGATTCAGACATTCCGGCGTACGGCGCTGGCTTCGGCCATCGTGCTGGCAGCCGCATCCGCCATGGCGGGCGCCGCCGCGGCGCAGACGGTGGAGGCGATCAAGAAGGGCGGCGTGCTCAAGATCGGCTCGCAGGTCTCCCAGGTGCCGTGGGGCTTCAGCGACGCGTCGGGCAAGCTGACGGGCTTCGACATCGAGCTCGGCGAGATGCTGGCGAAGGATCTCGGCGTGAAGGCCGAGGTCACCCCCGTCACCTCGAGCAATCGCGTCGCCGCGCTGCTGACGGGGCAGGTCGACGTGCTGGCGGCGGTGATGGGCATCTTCGCCGACCGGCAGAAGGTGGTGCTGTTCTCGCGGCCCTACACCACCAACGATACGATCTATATAGGCAAGGCCTCGGCCAACATCAAAGGCTGGGACGATCTGAAGGGTGTCCGGGTCGGCGTCCCACGCGGGACACCGCAGGACATCGCCATCACCAAGGCGGCGCCGGCCGGGGCGACGATCCAGCGTTTCGACGACGACGCCGCGACCGTGCAGGCGCTGATCGCGGGACAGGTCGACATGATCGGCGGTGCCGCGACGCAGGTTCCGAACATCGCCCAGGTCGCCGGTCCCGGCAAGTTCGAGCAGAAATTCATCGTGGCGCGCGCCTACAACGCCTTCGCGGTGCGGCCCGCCTCGCGCGAATGGGCCGATTATCTCAGCGATTTCGTCGCCCGCAAGCTCGCGAGCGGCGAATTGCCGGCCCTTTACAAGAAGTGGATCAGCGGCGAGCTCGCCCAGATGCCGACGACCGGTGAGGGCGAGGCCGCGCTCCCGGTTTCGATGGTGCAGTGA
- a CDS encoding amino acid ABC transporter ATP-binding protein: protein MSVTPDQRNGTGTPPETPIIEIAGLRKWFGTFQVLQDIALTVARGERIVICGPSGSGKSTLIRCVNSLERYQEGRLVVDGHDLGTGQKAIDTVRAEVGMVFQQFNLFPHLTVMENCMLAPMKVRSMRKKEAQELAMHFLARVRIADQALKYPAQLSGGQQQRVAIARALCMTPKIMLFDEPTSALDPEMVKEVLDTMVGLAEDGMTMLCVTHEMGFARKVADRVIFMDAGLIVEIGKPEPFFANPQSPRTQTFLGQLLH, encoded by the coding sequence ATGTCAGTCACCCCTGATCAACGAAACGGCACAGGCACGCCTCCGGAGACCCCGATCATCGAGATCGCGGGGTTGAGGAAATGGTTCGGCACCTTCCAGGTCCTGCAGGATATCGCGCTGACGGTCGCGCGCGGCGAACGCATCGTCATCTGCGGGCCATCCGGCTCGGGCAAATCGACCCTGATCCGCTGCGTCAACAGCCTTGAGCGCTATCAGGAAGGCCGCCTCGTCGTCGACGGGCACGATCTCGGAACCGGCCAGAAAGCCATCGACACCGTGCGCGCCGAAGTCGGCATGGTATTCCAGCAGTTCAACCTCTTTCCCCATCTGACGGTGATGGAGAACTGCATGCTGGCCCCGATGAAGGTGCGTAGCATGCGGAAGAAGGAGGCGCAGGAACTGGCGATGCACTTTCTCGCCCGTGTGCGGATCGCCGACCAGGCTCTGAAATATCCGGCGCAGCTTTCCGGCGGCCAGCAGCAGCGCGTCGCGATCGCCCGCGCGCTCTGCATGACGCCGAAGATCATGCTGTTCGACGAGCCGACCTCGGCGCTCGACCCCGAGATGGTCAAGGAGGTGCTCGACACCATGGTCGGCCTCGCGGAGGACGGCATGACGATGCTCTGCGTCACCCATGAGATGGGCTTCGCCCGCAAGGTCGCGGACCGCGTCATCTTCATGGACGCCGGCCTGATCGTCGAGATCGGCAAGCCCGAGCCCTTCTTCGCGAACCCGCAGAGTCCCCGCACCCAGACCTTCCTCGGGCAGCTCCTGCACTGA
- a CDS encoding MaoC/PaaZ C-terminal domain-containing protein: protein MLPGKFYEEIQIGDERLTPRVTVTEGHVLAYAGVAGDFSPIHMDEVYAQSTVFGGRIAHGLMGLSLTDGMKVQSGFFHDGIALGWSWNFKKPIRIGDTLQVKFRVADMRIPKSRSDMGILIVAIALLNQHGEVVQEGEHRLMVPRKPEATLAEAR, encoded by the coding sequence ATGCTTCCGGGCAAGTTCTACGAAGAGATCCAGATCGGCGACGAACGCCTGACGCCGCGCGTCACTGTCACCGAGGGCCATGTCCTGGCCTATGCCGGCGTCGCCGGCGATTTCTCCCCGATCCATATGGACGAGGTTTATGCCCAGTCGACGGTGTTCGGCGGGCGCATCGCCCATGGGCTGATGGGGCTCTCACTGACCGACGGCATGAAGGTGCAGTCCGGCTTCTTCCATGACGGCATCGCGCTCGGCTGGAGCTGGAACTTCAAGAAGCCGATCCGGATCGGCGACACCTTGCAGGTGAAATTCCGCGTCGCCGACATGCGCATCCCGAAAAGCCGCAGCGACATGGGAATCCTGATCGTCGCGATCGCGCTCCTCAACCAGCATGGCGAGGTGGTCCAGGAGGGCGAGCACCGCCTGATGGTACCGCGCAAGCCAGAAGCCACCTTGGCGGAGGCGCGGTGA